From one Caldithrix abyssi DSM 13497 genomic stretch:
- a CDS encoding SIS domain-containing protein → MKGFKLFPDISYSDLKDLGALNTGQEIAGQPELWLKTFQFLTIVKDELRRFLDPLFQKPGLQILFTGAGTSAFIGEVLQGVFQKNLGLVSRAVATTDIVTHPEYYFLRQTPTLLISFARSGNSPESIKTVELANEFCDDIHHLIITCNANGHLAQKANPANSFVFLLPPEANDQSLAMTGSFTSMLLSGLLISRLDELHLLEGTVETLADYGHKVLSQYALPIKQAAQLPFKRAVFLGSGIFQGVARESHLKLQELTDGKVICKFDTFLGFRHGPKAVIDSETLMVYIFSNRRYPQLYEMDLVKSIYRGQKGIFGIAISESELPGIKPELKIILNENHTSLGEEFLTVVSVLPAQMLGFYKSLFFDLEPDQPSVSGAISRVVQGVKLYPYEQKLEKA, encoded by the coding sequence TTGAAAGGTTTTAAATTGTTTCCAGATATTTCTTACTCCGACCTTAAAGACCTTGGCGCCCTGAACACCGGGCAAGAAATCGCCGGACAGCCCGAACTGTGGCTTAAAACATTCCAGTTCCTGACTATCGTAAAAGACGAACTGCGCCGTTTTTTAGACCCACTGTTCCAGAAGCCGGGATTGCAGATTCTTTTTACCGGCGCCGGCACTTCGGCCTTTATTGGCGAAGTTTTGCAGGGCGTTTTCCAGAAAAACCTCGGCCTGGTCAGCCGGGCCGTTGCCACCACCGACATCGTCACCCATCCGGAATACTACTTTTTACGCCAGACGCCCACTCTGCTGATTTCCTTTGCCCGTTCCGGCAACAGTCCCGAAAGCATTAAAACCGTCGAACTGGCCAATGAATTTTGCGACGACATTCATCATCTTATCATCACCTGCAATGCCAACGGCCATCTGGCGCAAAAAGCCAATCCAGCGAACAGCTTCGTCTTTTTACTTCCTCCGGAGGCCAATGACCAGAGTCTGGCCATGACCGGCAGCTTTACATCCATGTTGCTTTCCGGCCTGCTTATTTCCAGATTGGATGAATTACACCTGCTGGAAGGAACGGTTGAAACCCTGGCCGATTACGGTCACAAAGTCTTAAGCCAGTATGCGCTGCCTATAAAACAGGCCGCGCAATTGCCTTTTAAGCGGGCGGTATTTCTGGGGTCTGGCATTTTTCAGGGCGTTGCCCGGGAATCTCATCTCAAATTGCAAGAATTAACCGACGGCAAGGTCATTTGCAAGTTTGACACCTTTTTAGGATTTCGACATGGCCCCAAGGCGGTGATTGATTCTGAAACGCTGATGGTGTACATCTTTTCCAATCGCCGTTATCCCCAGCTATACGAGATGGATCTGGTTAAGTCGATTTACAGGGGCCAGAAAGGCATTTTCGGGATTGCCATTTCCGAAAGCGAATTGCCGGGAATAAAACCCGAGCTAAAAATCATTCTCAACGAAAACCATACGAGTTTGGGCGAAGAATTTTTAACCGTGGTTAGCGTTCTGCCGGCGCAGATGTTAGGTTTTTACAAATCGCTCTTTTTCGACCTTGAACCCGATCAACCGTCCGTTAGCGGGGCCATTAGTCGTGTGGTTCAGGGCGTTAAACTGTATCCCTATGAACAAAAATTGGAAAAGGCATGA
- a CDS encoding class II D-tagatose-bisphosphate aldolase, non-catalytic subunit: MSLHPLNKLIERHKKGTPVGIYSVCSANPFVLKAAMLQAQKDQSLLLIEATSNQVDQFGGYTGMRPEDFKTMTLELAAENNYDPQGLILGGDHLGPNRWTKLSASRAMDYAREQIAAYVKAGFSKIHLDATMPLQNDATDSAGRLPVETIAQRTAELCAVAEQTYRQSDQLFPPPVYIVGSDVPIPGGAQEALNQIHITEVKEVQQTIDHVRRAFEKNGLEAAYERVCAVVVQPGVEFADQIVFEYAPDRAAALKDFIESHSQLVYEAHSTDYQTAPLLRQMVKDHFAILKVGPALTFALREAIFALAFMEKELLPLHRALKPSAILETLDQTMDKNPAYWQKHYGGTKEEVRFAQRFSLSDRIRYYWPFPKVQKALRQLLKNLQQISIPLTLVSQFMPEEYQRIRQGTLTNDPQALILNKIQSVLKQYAEATQIQNSLTFTQNQNSLAMERL; encoded by the coding sequence ATGAGTCTGCATCCTTTAAATAAATTAATCGAGCGACACAAAAAAGGAACGCCGGTCGGTATTTATTCCGTCTGTTCGGCCAATCCCTTTGTTTTGAAAGCGGCCATGCTACAGGCGCAAAAGGATCAGTCTTTGCTACTTATTGAGGCCACTTCCAACCAGGTAGATCAATTCGGCGGTTACACCGGCATGCGGCCCGAAGATTTTAAAACAATGACGCTTGAACTGGCAGCCGAAAACAATTACGATCCACAGGGATTAATCCTGGGCGGCGACCATCTGGGGCCCAACCGCTGGACAAAACTGAGCGCCTCCCGGGCCATGGACTACGCCAGAGAGCAGATTGCCGCTTATGTTAAAGCCGGCTTTTCCAAAATCCACTTAGACGCCACCATGCCCTTGCAAAACGATGCCACAGATTCCGCCGGCCGCCTTCCAGTCGAAACAATCGCTCAACGTACCGCAGAATTATGCGCCGTGGCCGAACAAACTTACCGGCAGAGCGACCAACTCTTTCCGCCGCCTGTTTACATTGTCGGCAGCGACGTGCCCATCCCGGGCGGCGCGCAAGAAGCGCTGAACCAGATCCATATTACGGAGGTAAAAGAGGTTCAACAGACCATTGATCACGTGCGGCGGGCCTTTGAAAAAAACGGCCTGGAAGCGGCTTACGAAAGAGTTTGCGCCGTTGTCGTGCAGCCAGGCGTTGAATTCGCCGATCAAATCGTTTTTGAATACGCTCCCGACAGAGCGGCGGCCTTAAAAGATTTTATTGAAAGCCATTCGCAGCTGGTTTATGAAGCGCACTCTACTGATTACCAGACCGCACCTCTTTTGCGCCAGATGGTAAAAGATCACTTTGCCATTTTAAAGGTCGGGCCTGCGCTCACCTTTGCCCTGCGCGAAGCCATTTTTGCTCTGGCCTTTATGGAAAAAGAGCTTTTGCCATTGCACAGAGCGCTCAAACCTTCTGCCATTCTGGAAACGCTGGACCAAACGATGGACAAAAACCCTGCTTACTGGCAAAAGCATTACGGCGGAACAAAGGAAGAAGTACGCTTTGCGCAGCGGTTTAGCCTGAGCGACCGCATTCGTTACTACTGGCCGTTTCCAAAGGTTCAAAAGGCCCTGCGCCAATTGCTAAAAAACTTGCAACAAATTTCCATTCCTCTAACTTTGGTAAGCCAGTTCATGCCAGAGGAATACCAACGTATTCGCCAAGGAACGTTAACCAACGATCCGCAGGCGCTGATTTTGAACAAAATTCAAAGCGTATTAAAGCAATACGCGGAGGCGACGCAAATTCAAAACTCTTTGACATTCACGCAAAATCAAAATTCATTAGCAATGGAGCGACTATGA
- a CDS encoding EamA family transporter — protein sequence MKKRPWLLYAIITTTFWGVWGALIEIPEKAGFPATLGYSVWALTMIIPATIALSLVGWKLESDRKSIFLGLVIGFTGAGGQLILFQALRSGPAYLVFPFISLSPVVTILLSYIFLKERASVRGWLGIVLALIAIPLLSYQSATNNGDSGYLWIVLSLIVFLAWGFQAYVMKFANKTMKAESIFFYMTLTGILLIPVALLMTDFSQPINWGFKGPYLTAMIQILNSIGALMLVFAFRYGKAMIVSPMTNALAPVITIVISLIIYQVIPQPVIIAGMVLAIVSAFLLAIEEE from the coding sequence ATGAAGAAGAGACCCTGGCTACTTTACGCCATTATCACAACCACTTTCTGGGGCGTGTGGGGCGCTTTAATCGAAATCCCGGAAAAAGCGGGTTTCCCGGCCACGCTGGGTTACTCCGTTTGGGCCTTAACCATGATTATTCCCGCAACCATTGCCCTCTCTTTAGTGGGCTGGAAACTGGAAAGCGACCGCAAATCGATCTTTTTAGGCCTGGTAATCGGCTTTACCGGAGCCGGCGGTCAGCTCATTCTCTTTCAGGCCCTGCGATCCGGTCCGGCGTACCTGGTTTTTCCTTTCATTTCTCTCTCGCCGGTGGTAACCATCTTATTATCTTACATCTTTTTAAAAGAACGGGCCAGCGTGCGCGGCTGGCTGGGAATCGTGCTGGCATTGATCGCTATCCCACTGCTCTCTTATCAATCCGCCACCAACAATGGAGACAGCGGCTACCTGTGGATCGTTCTTTCATTGATCGTCTTTCTGGCCTGGGGCTTTCAGGCCTACGTCATGAAGTTTGCAAACAAAACCATGAAAGCCGAAAGCATCTTCTTTTACATGACTCTAACCGGCATTCTGCTCATCCCCGTCGCCTTATTGATGACCGACTTTTCACAGCCGATCAACTGGGGCTTTAAAGGGCCCTACCTGACGGCCATGATCCAGATTCTCAATTCCATCGGCGCCCTGATGCTGGTTTTTGCTTTTCGCTATGGAAAGGCCATGATCGTCAGCCCCATGACCAATGCCCTGGCGCCGGTGATTACCATTGTGATTTCGTTGATCATTTACCAGGTTATCCCCCAGCCGGTCATTATTGCAGGTATGGTTCTGGCCATTGTGTCGGCCTTTTTACTGGCAATTGAAGAGGAATAA
- the agaR gene encoding transcriptional repressor AgaR, whose protein sequence is MAVEEHDREMTVQRRARILELIEREGQVQVSSLSKAFRVSSVTIRNDLSHLEKKNLLIRTRGGAIRPQRVAVDFKITEKAQKHFKEKQAIGRKAAELIQEGDTIILDSGTTTQEIAKNLGHFKELTVITNALNIAHLLADYTNIRVLVPGGILRKNALSLVGPMAESAIKNYYCDKLFLGVDGIDAQFGISTPNVEEAYLNRIMISISREVYVVTDSSKFNKRSFAFIAPMEKINAVITDQNIPPQEREKLEKLGLQVILV, encoded by the coding sequence ATGGCTGTAGAAGAACATGATCGGGAAATGACGGTTCAGCGTCGGGCCAGAATCTTAGAGCTCATTGAACGGGAGGGACAGGTGCAGGTTTCCTCTTTGAGCAAGGCCTTCAGAGTTAGTTCGGTAACCATTCGCAATGATCTGTCTCATCTGGAAAAGAAGAATCTGTTAATCCGCACGCGCGGCGGCGCCATTCGTCCCCAGCGCGTGGCCGTCGATTTTAAGATTACCGAAAAGGCGCAAAAACACTTTAAAGAAAAGCAGGCCATCGGGCGTAAGGCCGCCGAATTGATTCAGGAAGGCGACACTATTATTCTTGACTCCGGTACCACCACACAGGAAATTGCCAAAAATCTGGGGCATTTTAAAGAGCTAACGGTGATCACCAATGCCCTGAACATCGCCCATCTACTGGCTGATTACACCAATATCCGCGTGCTGGTTCCCGGCGGCATTTTGCGGAAAAATGCGCTTTCCCTGGTGGGGCCCATGGCCGAAAGCGCCATTAAGAACTACTATTGCGATAAGTTGTTTCTGGGCGTGGATGGCATCGACGCCCAGTTTGGCATTTCCACGCCCAACGTGGAAGAAGCTTACCTGAACCGAATCATGATCAGCATCTCGCGCGAGGTGTATGTGGTTACCGATTCCAGTAAATTCAACAAACGAAGTTTTGCCTTTATTGCGCCTATGGAAAAGATTAACGCGGTAATTACCGACCAAAATATCCCGCCGCAAGAACGGGAAAAGCTGGAAAAACTGGGGCTGCAGGTCATTTTGGTTTAA
- a CDS encoding ADP-ribosylglycohydrolase family protein, whose amino-acid sequence MPHSIRLMFLSLEGLALGDAFGEQFFNRANAKYFHAQALPPGQWKWSDDTHMALSIVEMLKEEGTIDPDMLAKKFAFRYSQQPWRGYGWGAARLLRAVAEGGDWRKLAPALFKGGSYGNGAAMRVAPLGAFFKDDFQRLINEARKSAMVTHAHPEGQAGAIAVAVAAGLAGRKAKLTGSDFIAVVAEWTPESVVRDKLILATRMEAEDFDNAVQTLGTGRRVSAQDTVPFCVWCVAHFGHHFETALWKCVAGRGDMDTTCAIVGGIAALRCGRLPQNWLEHREPLEI is encoded by the coding sequence ATGCCCCATTCGATTCGTCTCATGTTCCTCAGTCTGGAAGGCCTGGCCCTGGGCGATGCCTTTGGCGAGCAATTTTTTAACAGGGCCAACGCCAAATATTTTCATGCGCAGGCGTTGCCCCCGGGCCAGTGGAAGTGGAGCGACGATACGCACATGGCCTTATCCATTGTGGAGATGTTAAAAGAAGAGGGGACCATCGATCCCGACATGCTGGCAAAAAAATTTGCCTTTCGTTATTCTCAACAGCCCTGGCGCGGTTACGGCTGGGGCGCCGCCCGTCTTTTACGGGCCGTTGCCGAAGGCGGCGACTGGCGGAAGCTGGCGCCTGCATTATTTAAAGGCGGTTCCTATGGCAACGGCGCAGCCATGCGCGTCGCCCCGCTTGGCGCCTTTTTTAAAGATGATTTCCAGCGGCTGATCAATGAGGCGCGCAAATCGGCCATGGTTACCCATGCGCATCCCGAAGGACAGGCCGGCGCCATTGCCGTGGCTGTGGCCGCCGGTCTTGCAGGCAGAAAGGCGAAATTGACGGGTAGCGATTTTATCGCCGTTGTGGCAGAATGGACGCCGGAGAGCGTGGTGCGCGATAAACTCATTTTAGCAACGCGCATGGAGGCTGAAGATTTTGATAACGCCGTGCAAACGCTGGGAACGGGCCGCCGTGTTTCCGCTCAGGATACGGTTCCCTTTTGCGTTTGGTGTGTCGCCCATTTTGGCCATCATTTTGAAACCGCGCTCTGGAAATGCGTGGCCGGCCGCGGCGATATGGACACCACATGCGCCATCGTGGGAGGCATCGCAGCCCTGCGCTGCGGCCGCCTGCCGCAAAACTGGCTGGAACATCGCGAGCCGCTGGAAATTTGA
- a CDS encoding GMC oxidoreductase, whose product MKKDFDFIVIGSGFGGSVSALRLVEKGYSVLVLEKGKRLTAEDFPKTNWNLKRWFWLPTLKFFGFFRLSFFRHVAVLSGVGVGGGSLVYANTLPVPKEEFFTAPTWSHLADWKKELMPFYDRARRMLGTAKNPRLETGDLALKELAERLGKADQFETTEVAVFFGEPEKEVEDPYFNGEGPPRSGCRFCGACMIGCRYNAKNTLDKNYLYFAEKKGAVVQAESEVYDIKPLGGKYGEDGYRVYWRQSTRYFKRRGSFTCQGLVFAGGVLGTVPLLLKLKKRSLPNLSSKVGWGVRTNSESLIGITTTDKNTVFSDGIAIGSILHTDRYSHLEPVRYPAGSGFWRVLMSPMISGSNFADRLFKVLREIFRHPLRFLKTYFVDDWAKRTQILLFMQTINTTLRFSPALLGMKSTLDQGTAPTAFIPEAQTLAREYAKIAGGTPTTLLTESLFGIPTTAHILGGAVMGENDQEGVIDRDNRVFGYRNMYICDGSMISANPGVNPSLTITALSERAMSKIKPKKENPDFGE is encoded by the coding sequence ATGAAAAAGGACTTTGATTTTATTGTTATTGGTTCGGGCTTTGGCGGTTCGGTTTCGGCTTTGCGTCTGGTTGAAAAAGGCTATTCGGTTCTGGTTCTGGAAAAAGGGAAACGCTTGACAGCGGAGGATTTTCCGAAGACCAACTGGAATTTAAAACGCTGGTTCTGGTTGCCCACCCTCAAATTTTTTGGATTTTTTCGGCTGTCTTTTTTTCGTCATGTGGCGGTGCTCTCTGGCGTGGGCGTGGGCGGCGGATCGCTGGTTTACGCCAACACCCTGCCCGTTCCCAAGGAAGAATTTTTTACCGCGCCTACCTGGTCGCATCTGGCCGACTGGAAAAAAGAGCTAATGCCGTTTTATGACCGGGCGCGCAGGATGTTGGGCACGGCCAAAAATCCGCGTCTGGAGACGGGCGACCTGGCATTAAAAGAACTGGCCGAAAGGCTGGGCAAAGCCGATCAGTTCGAGACCACCGAGGTGGCGGTTTTTTTCGGAGAACCCGAAAAAGAGGTGGAAGACCCTTATTTTAACGGAGAAGGACCGCCTCGTTCTGGATGTCGATTTTGCGGCGCTTGTATGATTGGATGCCGCTACAACGCTAAAAATACGCTGGACAAAAACTATCTCTATTTTGCGGAGAAAAAAGGCGCGGTTGTTCAAGCCGAATCGGAAGTTTACGATATTAAACCGCTGGGCGGGAAATATGGAGAAGACGGTTATCGTGTGTACTGGCGGCAATCAACGCGTTATTTTAAACGCCGCGGATCGTTTACCTGCCAGGGCCTGGTGTTTGCCGGCGGCGTTTTGGGGACGGTTCCTCTTTTGCTCAAGTTAAAAAAACGCTCGCTGCCCAATTTATCATCTAAAGTAGGTTGGGGCGTGCGCACCAATTCCGAAAGCCTGATCGGAATTACAACAACCGACAAAAACACCGTTTTTTCGGATGGCATAGCCATCGGTTCCATCCTGCATACGGATCGTTACAGCCATCTGGAGCCGGTGCGTTATCCGGCTGGTTCGGGCTTCTGGCGCGTTTTAATGTCGCCAATGATCAGCGGCTCAAACTTTGCAGATCGACTTTTTAAAGTGTTGCGGGAGATATTTCGTCATCCCCTACGTTTTTTAAAGACCTATTTTGTGGATGACTGGGCCAAACGCACGCAGATTTTACTCTTTATGCAGACCATTAACACCACATTGCGTTTTAGCCCCGCACTTTTGGGAATGAAGAGTACGCTGGATCAGGGAACGGCGCCCACCGCGTTTATTCCGGAAGCTCAAACCCTGGCGCGTGAATATGCTAAAATTGCCGGGGGTACGCCCACCACGCTGCTCACTGAAAGTCTGTTTGGCATTCCGACCACCGCCCACATATTAGGCGGGGCCGTCATGGGAGAAAACGATCAGGAGGGCGTTATTGACCGCGACAACCGCGTGTTTGGCTATCGTAACATGTACATTTGCGACGGTTCGATGATTTCGGCCAATCCGGGAGTGAACCCGTCGCTAACCATTACCGCCCTCAGCGAACGGGCCATGAGCAAAATAAAACCCAAAAAGGAAAACCCTGATTTTGGAGAATGA
- a CDS encoding aldehyde dehydrogenase family protein — MSELQAELQQAIDRVFALQQQNRAEMCASDWKARKRRLKKVERWVVDHQAEIRQALYADFKKPPEEVDLTEIFITLSEIRHALRHLKSWMKPVKVKRTLPVLTAKAWIQYKARGVVLIISPWNFPFHLTVAPLISALAAGNCVILKPSEFVPHVAQLLKKMVEELFPPQEVALFLGDHRVAEALLKKPFDHIFFTGSTRTGKLVMRAAAEHLSSVTLELGGKSPVIVDQTANLKDAAKKIAFGKYINSGQTCIAPDYVLVHRQIREQFEGLLKNEIISMFGADARQQNVYARVINDTHHQRLTHMIQTSVEGTGELLLGGESDASERFISPTLIRLETPDGALMKEEIFGPILPLISFESVDEALNLINQIDKPLGLYIFSHNRSFIERIIQATDSGAVCINDAMLHYIHPNLPFGGVGQSGQGNAHGFYGFRAFSYERAMLRQGAVSPLKWLYPPYSDLKRKLIGWIIKYFT, encoded by the coding sequence ATGTCGGAATTACAAGCGGAACTGCAGCAAGCCATTGACCGAGTATTTGCCCTGCAGCAGCAAAACCGAGCGGAGATGTGCGCCAGCGATTGGAAGGCGCGTAAACGACGACTGAAGAAAGTAGAGCGCTGGGTTGTCGATCATCAGGCGGAAATTCGCCAGGCTCTTTACGCCGATTTTAAAAAGCCGCCCGAAGAGGTGGATTTGACGGAAATTTTTATCACGCTTTCTGAAATTCGACACGCCCTACGCCATTTAAAAAGCTGGATGAAGCCCGTAAAGGTGAAACGTACGCTGCCGGTTTTAACTGCCAAAGCCTGGATTCAATACAAAGCGCGCGGGGTGGTGTTGATTATTTCGCCCTGGAATTTTCCCTTTCATTTAACGGTGGCGCCGTTGATTTCCGCTCTGGCAGCCGGAAACTGCGTGATTTTGAAACCGTCGGAGTTTGTGCCCCATGTGGCGCAGCTGCTGAAGAAAATGGTGGAAGAGCTCTTTCCTCCGCAAGAAGTGGCCCTCTTTTTGGGCGACCATCGGGTGGCAGAGGCCCTGCTGAAAAAGCCTTTTGACCACATCTTTTTTACGGGAAGCACGCGAACAGGAAAGCTGGTCATGCGGGCGGCGGCCGAGCATCTGAGCAGCGTTACGCTTGAACTGGGCGGCAAGTCGCCGGTTATTGTGGATCAAACGGCCAATTTGAAAGACGCCGCTAAAAAAATTGCCTTTGGCAAGTACATCAATAGCGGGCAGACCTGCATCGCACCCGATTATGTGCTGGTGCACCGCCAGATTAGAGAACAATTCGAAGGGCTGCTTAAAAATGAGATAATTAGCATGTTTGGCGCGGATGCCAGGCAGCAAAATGTTTATGCGCGGGTAATTAACGACACGCACCACCAGCGGCTGACGCACATGATTCAGACCAGCGTCGAAGGAACGGGAGAACTGCTTTTGGGCGGCGAGTCTGACGCCAGCGAACGCTTCATTTCGCCCACGTTAATTCGTCTGGAAACGCCGGATGGCGCCTTAATGAAGGAAGAAATCTTCGGTCCTATTTTGCCGCTGATCTCTTTTGAAAGCGTGGATGAAGCGCTCAATTTGATCAACCAGATCGATAAACCACTGGGATTGTACATCTTTTCCCACAATCGATCATTCATCGAACGCATCATCCAGGCAACCGATTCCGGCGCCGTTTGCATTAACGACGCCATGCTCCATTACATCCATCCAAATTTACCGTTTGGCGGAGTGGGGCAGAGCGGTCAGGGCAACGCTCATGGCTTTTACGGCTTCCGGGCGTTTTCTTACGAACGGGCCATGTTGCGCCAGGGAGCGGTCAGCCCTTTAAAGTGGCTCTATCCGCCATACTCCGATTTGAAAAGGAAGTTGATTGGCTGGATTATTAAATATTTTACCTGA
- a CDS encoding carbohydrate kinase family protein → MGSVKYDVIVVGELNVDLILNKIDGFPEMGKEKLADQMTLTLGSSSAIFASNLSALGARVAFIGKIGHDQFGQLTLDSLQKKGVSTEFIIQDKNLNTGATIVLNYEEDRAMITHPGAMNHLTIQDISAEQLKQARHLHFSSYFLQPGIKKDVGQLFRMARELGLTTSFDMQWDPEEKWELDAANILPYVDIFLPNRQELVYLTGQVNLKEAVHKLGANINTVVVKLGNEGSHLFDGKTKKEIRLPAFKNEQVVDAIGAGDSFNAGFIFKFIQGAPLEECQRFGNLCGAINTTAAGGTTAFRNFDQVMKIAKERFGYEEK, encoded by the coding sequence ATGGGTTCGGTAAAATATGATGTGATTGTTGTGGGCGAATTGAACGTTGATTTAATTCTCAACAAAATTGACGGTTTTCCCGAAATGGGCAAGGAAAAGTTAGCGGATCAGATGACCCTTACCCTGGGCAGTTCGTCCGCCATCTTTGCCAGCAACCTGAGCGCCCTGGGAGCCAGGGTTGCCTTCATAGGAAAAATCGGACACGATCAGTTCGGTCAACTGACGCTGGACAGCTTGCAAAAAAAAGGCGTGAGCACGGAGTTCATCATCCAGGACAAAAATTTAAACACCGGCGCAACCATTGTTCTGAATTATGAGGAAGACCGGGCCATGATCACCCATCCCGGCGCCATGAATCATTTGACGATTCAAGACATTTCTGCCGAACAGTTAAAGCAAGCCCGGCATCTGCACTTTTCTTCGTATTTTTTGCAACCCGGCATCAAAAAAGACGTGGGCCAGCTGTTCAGGATGGCCAGAGAGCTGGGCCTGACCACCTCTTTCGACATGCAATGGGATCCCGAAGAAAAATGGGAACTGGACGCCGCAAATATTCTACCCTATGTGGATATCTTTTTACCCAATCGCCAGGAGCTCGTTTACCTAACAGGACAGGTCAATCTGAAAGAAGCGGTCCATAAACTGGGGGCCAACATCAACACCGTCGTCGTAAAACTGGGAAACGAAGGTTCCCATCTTTTCGACGGTAAAACGAAAAAGGAAATCCGATTGCCGGCCTTCAAAAACGAGCAGGTTGTGGATGCTATTGGCGCAGGCGATAGCTTTAATGCCGGATTCATCTTTAAATTTATTCAGGGCGCGCCGCTGGAAGAGTGCCAGCGTTTTGGCAACCTTTGCGGAGCCATTAACACCACAGCCGCCGGAGGCACTACGGCTTTCAGAAATTTCGATCAGGTAATGAAAATCGCAAAAGAGCGTTTTGGTTATGAAGAAAAGTAA
- a CDS encoding right-handed parallel beta-helix repeat-containing protein encodes MKKSNFIVLYLCFHFIFSVTNNRADVIVVAESGGHYTSVQAAIDHASAGDSILVREKSTPYFEKINFDHGGDATNGYITLMAYPGEHPILDGSGVPNNPASYTDDMIYLENVSYVRIIGFEIRNVNTPEGSGIRVYGYGSYIEIRDNEIHEIRGGAQDGGAMGITIYGADDNRSINHLIIDGNHIHDCDPAWSEALTLNGNVEQFEVTNNLIEDVNNIGIDFIGGEDWLSSRFARNGRCAWNQVYRANSSYGGGWAAGIYVDGGQDIIIENNVVSECDLGIEIGAENQNVVTTGITVRNNIIYKNDKAGLVFGGYDVNTGRVKNCVFTGNTCYQNDVQHQGLGELWIQYAEENELYNNIFYANDQNVLLYSESGNVNNLLDYNLWYAEAGENSASWTWNNRHYSSFSGYQAGSGQDAHSFFADPLFTDAAQADFHLSSASPAVDAGSPTFIPADDERDMDHENRLAGSRVDVGADELQPTSAAHEAEPTPNVFELLSIYSNPFNNETQIRFQIDKAGKVELAVYDLGGKKIRQLINRFQAAGTFVLRWNGRDDQNRICPSGAYFVTLEINGQKRAQKALLIR; translated from the coding sequence ATGAAGAAAAGTAACTTCATTGTTCTCTATCTTTGCTTTCATTTCATTTTTTCCGTCACAAACAACAGGGCCGACGTCATTGTTGTGGCGGAAAGCGGCGGACACTACACCAGCGTGCAGGCGGCCATTGACCATGCTTCGGCGGGCGATTCCATCCTGGTGCGGGAAAAATCTACCCCTTATTTTGAAAAAATCAATTTCGATCACGGCGGCGACGCGACGAACGGTTACATCACCTTAATGGCCTACCCGGGCGAACATCCCATTCTGGACGGTTCGGGCGTGCCAAACAATCCGGCCAGCTACACAGACGACATGATCTATCTGGAAAATGTCAGCTACGTACGCATCATCGGTTTCGAAATTCGCAACGTCAATACCCCGGAGGGATCGGGTATCCGCGTTTACGGCTATGGCTCTTACATTGAAATCCGCGACAATGAAATTCATGAGATTCGCGGCGGCGCACAAGACGGCGGCGCCATGGGCATCACCATCTACGGCGCCGATGACAACCGCTCCATTAACCACCTGATCATCGACGGCAACCACATTCACGATTGCGATCCGGCATGGAGCGAGGCACTCACCTTAAACGGCAACGTGGAGCAGTTTGAGGTCACCAATAATCTGATAGAAGATGTGAACAACATTGGCATCGACTTTATTGGCGGCGAGGACTGGCTGAGCTCCAGATTTGCGCGTAATGGACGCTGCGCATGGAATCAGGTGTATCGAGCCAACTCGTCTTATGGAGGAGGCTGGGCCGCGGGCATTTACGTGGACGGCGGGCAGGATATTATTATTGAAAACAATGTGGTCTCTGAATGCGATCTGGGCATCGAAATCGGCGCTGAAAATCAGAACGTGGTCACCACCGGCATTACGGTGCGCAATAACATCATCTACAAAAACGACAAAGCCGGTTTGGTCTTTGGCGGCTACGATGTAAACACCGGCCGCGTAAAAAACTGCGTTTTTACCGGAAACACCTGCTACCAAAACGATGTGCAGCATCAGGGCCTGGGCGAGCTGTGGATTCAATACGCCGAAGAGAACGAGCTGTACAACAATATCTTTTACGCCAACGATCAAAACGTGTTGCTCTACTCCGAAAGCGGCAACGTAAACAACCTGCTGGATTACAACCTGTGGTACGCCGAAGCCGGAGAAAACAGCGCCAGTTGGACCTGGAACAACCGCCATTACAGCAGTTTTTCCGGCTATCAGGCCGGTAGCGGCCAGGATGCGCATTCGTTTTTTGCCGATCCGCTGTTCACCGACGCGGCGCAGGCCGATTTCCACCTTTCCAGCGCTTCGCCGGCCGTCGATGCCGGCAGTCCCACGTTTATTCCGGCCGACGATGAGCGGGACATGGATCATGAAAATCGATTGGCGGGCAGCCGCGTGGATGTGGGGGCGGACGAACTGCAGCCCACCAGCGCCGCACACGAAGCGGAACCAACGCCGAACGTTTTTGAACTGCTATCGATCTACTCCAATCCGTTCAATAACGAGACACAAATTCGTTTTCAAATAGATAAGGCGGGCAAAGTAGAGCTGGCGGTGTACGACCTTGGCGGCAAAAAAATCCGCCAGTTAATCAACCGCTTTCAGGCGGCGGGAACGTTCGTCCTGCGCTGGAATGGCAGAGACGACCAAAACCGAATTTGTCCTTCGGGCGCTTATTTTGTGACGCTTGAAATTAACGGTCAAAAAAGGGCGCAAAAGGCGCTTTTAATTCGATAA